AATTCTGTGGTTTCCTGTCTTGTCCTATCTCATTTACACTGTGCCATAGCTTTCTGTTTCTGACAACCTAAAGCTGCGATGGTTGAAAGCCTTCTAGTGACCACAAAGGAAGTGTGGAGTCCCATCAGCTTGCCCAAGGCGGCTTATTGTTGTGTTTCAGAAGGGCTGCTGTCACTGCAGACTTGGCTGCTGTCACTGCAGTCTTTGCTGCAGTCAGTCAGCAGCCTGTTTGCATGTGATGGAAGGCCACGTCTGAGGAGCACGTCCTGCAACGTTGTTCCCCTTTTATAGAGATTAGACTTCTCAGTTGTCATAGTGTCAGCTGCCCCGGCTCAGATAAAGCGTTATCGCGCTGCAGAACCATAGAGACTCCCACTGATTCCCGATAATGCCAGCATCGTTAATGGAGGTGATTCGAGTTCTGACATCAGAAGGGGAGTGGCACCCCTTGGGCAGAAATTCTAGATACCTCATTTGGCAGATTACACCGTCTATGAGCACAGCTGTGCATGCAGTATTAGGTGAGTGGGTTGGGTGTAACCATTAAGCACTAGTCATGCTATGGTATGGCTTCCACATTTGTTTTACAGGTTTGTCTGTACAAGAAAAGGCAGACCAGGCTACCCTTTGCCAGAACTTattcacacactgacacaagttTGAATGGCTTTTAAAGGCTGCAGGGTTAGGCTTTTATAATTGTGTATTCAACTCATGTCATGGAACCGAGGAATGTTTATAATTATGTCATAAACCTCACCCATTTAAAGCACTCAGTTCAGATTTATGGGAGATGGGATTTGTGGgataaaaatgaaatgcccAAGCATGAGAAAGATGATTAAGCCGCTGCTACAGCGGTGGTTGTTTACAATTTTAGAATCAAGAATGTAGGACTCGattttgtctttttccatcctTCTAGGGAAGGGAGACGTAATTTAATTACCTCTTTGTTCAAATAAATGTCAGAACTTTTCTCATGTTTGGGCaaactttcttttctctttgttaaTGTCGCTTGTGTATGTCACCAAGTCATTCAGTGTAATATATAAACAACTGTTTCCTCTGTCCAAGCACACCCATAGCTATCTCTGCAGTGAAACAGATCTCTGAGGTTAATACTCATGCACAGCGTAATCGGCCTGACCCACTCCAGCTTCAGGCTTTTATGTGTCCTTTTCTCAACACACAGGCCACAAGTTAAAACTGCCAGACATCCTTGAGTGGTGTTGATCTTATTTTATATAACTCTGCTAAAAACGTCCTTCTAGTTAAGTTGTTTTCTTCATGTGGTAAGTGCTTGTAATGGAAATCATATGCCGAATGCAAATGCCACCTTCAGCCTGTCAGCTCCTGCAGGGTCTTGTGATGCTCTTCCCCCAACATccctcacgcacacacacactttacccCACCACCGGCAACCTCAGATGTCGCCTTTATTGTTTCCCACGGTGTCTCATCTTCTGCACAAAGCACTCTTTTGTTTTGCATGCACCAtctcccccccctttttttttctccacttgcAGTTGTTCTGTCATTTAAGTGCACACCCTCTGACCTTGCATGCAACATACGAAAATCTTGTGTCCACTTCACTTTATTTCAGTCGCCTATCTTACTTGGCTTCGTGTGGTACTGATCTAGTGGTTGTAAAATTCTTCATGATGATTATATAGATTTATATCTGTGACTAATCAGCAGTTTTACTGTAATCATGGCGCAGCATTAATACGAAGAAGGTTGTTTTGATAACCGCAAGGTCAGCTATTCCCAGCCAGCCCCTGAGGATTCAATTACACAACTTTGACTTTGCTCTATTCCTTGCTGTGTGCTTCATGGAACACTTTTGAGGAAACTTGCTCTCTGTACTTTAAAAACAGGCGAAAATAAAACAAGGTATAGAGTTCCACTTTTGTTGTTAGGTTGGAGAGAGCATGGAAGTGAAACACCTTGTAATATTAATCTATCGATGGCAGCGTGACGAAATAGGTGACGCCTTGTCAATCAAAGCGAGTGTTTGCTGGGAATGTTTACTCCATTGAGAATAATAAACAGAGCTTGTCGAGCCATTGACCTCCTTGAAATTTCCACTATCTATCTTCCAGATGTTGAACAGGATGCTCCTGTGTAGAGTGACGGGCGAGTTGGAGAATTTATCAGTATTAAATGCTCATCTCTGCACATGCAAGTTAGATCTAAAAAGTTAAAAGCTCGCTCATTCGCGAAAGAATGGGTTGTCTGTGGTTTCATGGTTGTCATAAGTGTGCGTGCCTGTGCAACGTTAGCAGGCCAATGATTGAAATCATTTGATAGACTTAAACTAAGCATGCAATATCTACCCAGGGTATAATTTAATCTGATCAAACCATCCTAACTAGCTTTGTACTGTTTAGTTTGACCTAATGGTGACAGGTTACCCCATGTAGTCCTTATTACAACACTTGCTAATAAgcattgttaaaataaataaataaatataagtatTAGTAAGTATTAATTGAAGTAGAGTATCAAACGTGTTTAGATTTAGCTGTGAAACAATTTTTTTAACCTAATTCTCTCCCTCCCTTGATGCATGCCTTTTGTGGCATCCAATTGACCAAAGAAGGGGTTGACTTACAAGTTGGCTTTTATAGTAACAAGATGAAACCTTATAAAGAATGTAGCATTTGCACATTTTCCCATTTTATACAGCTACAGTAAGAGTAagaatgtatttcagtgtttaagCAGTGACACAAATCCCCCTTTGGGGATGGATGAGAAAGGGCATCCGGTGCAaaactctgccaaatcaaacgtGGAGCTAACTGCTGTGGTGACTCCTTGTAACAAGGCAGCAGCCAAAatgagcttcttcttctttttttttaaatagatgtaTGCAACAGTTGAAGTGTCTCCTGATGATTTGAAGAGCAAATGTGCTGGTGGTCAGGTGGGGAAAGCCCTGACCCACTTTTTAAGTTTTGCTTCTAGGTGTGGTAGAATTAGAATTATTGGGTTTTTACAAAATGTTATGGGATTGGTTTAGATCACTGGGTAGAGCAGGAGACCTATGTGCTGTAAGACTAATGCAGAGGTTTGGGTTTGAATCTGACACGAGGCCATTTACTTGTGTTATAGTTTGATTACTTAGCTGAATACATCATGCAAATTTTTGTAAAATTGTTGGAAAGCTACAACTGGAACGTGACCAGTGGGTAATGGGTACATAGCATAAGcatgttattattttcattgcaTGCCACATTAGCATATAGCTCAAAGCATACAGCCTGACAGCTGCTAATGTGACTGTAGCTCTAACTTCTCTGATCAGCTGCTATTCTCAAGGAGAGAGACTTCCTTTAAGACTTTTTAGAATAACTTTTGACATCATTAGGAGTTTAGTAGTTGAAGCTGAAATGATGATAGTGTCCCTCcataaaaaggagtttttcttctcctcctgcttgaTGGTTCTCTGCTTATATGGTCGAcagaatgtcagaaatgtaCTGAATTATAATCCTGGGCTCATCTTTGTGTGTCTGCTCAGGATTGGACCGAGGAGTGAAGCACATTCTGGGAGGAGCCGAGGCGTCTTTAATTTATGAGAAATCAGTCTGCTAACGCCGTGCTCATCGAGATGTCCTCCAGCTTAACTTGGCATTACCGTAACGACGTGGGACAAGCATGTGCGTTGCCATGGTGATCATTTACCCCAAAACGCTGGAAAAGAAGGGTGCCGATGATGTAACAACCAAACGCACAAATTTTGTCCCGGTAagaggttatttttttttatttctgtgagcagattttttgtgagtgtgtgtctctgtgtgtcattTCACACGTTTACATAAAATGACACAACCTAACCACGAGACTTCAACCAATGAGGAAGAGGACAATGTTCTGCTCAGGTTTAGGAAGTTATTGCTGGCCACTCATTACTCCATAGCACTTTTATGattctgcattttatttttctaatttgCCAACATTAACCAGAGCTACAAAATCTTAGTCACTAATAATCCACTCTGTtgaacccccccaccccccatttTGTTACCAAAATGATATTCACAGATTCACTAGAAACGAGTATTATAGTGCTCTATCTACTAGGATAAGCAGCTCTGACTCAGCACAGAGTAAAAATTCCCCCACTAATATGGACTGACTTTGCCCTCTTAGTCCCATGAAATGAAGTCATCATGTTCACGGGCTGAGCATCCATCAGAGGAATTTATGGTGGaatgctctctctctttctctgcgtTGCTGAGTTGCACGTAGGACCAGTAACACATACACAGAATCTGTCTTTCCagtagttgttgtttttccttctttttatttgttggtTTACTGACTTGTAATTATTAAAGCCTGttctacattttatttttgtggctTTCCTTTAAGCTGAaagtttcttctttctttttttttctacagttCCAGGCACAGACCATGAGCCAGGGGACAGCACTTTTCTCTTGCGGACTCATGGGTAAAGGTTTGCATTATGTGACATGGATAAAATCTTAGATCCCTCTTTAACTTATTTACATGTTGCACATTGGTTACAATAACAAACAGGACAGGAAGTGTTGTTATAAAGTAGTTATGTACTAGATGGTCTAGATGGATGATTAAAGCAAGTCTCTAGTGCATTTTGTTCACTGTAACTTTGCGTTTGGTGAAACATGTCTGGCAGGTGTTTTTGCCAACAAAAATAATACAGTAACGACTTTGTGTTGGTGGTTTAGCATTAATTTAAATTTCGTGGCACTCCTTGATGCTTCAATACTCCAGACATGCTGCAAAAGAGTCATATCTTTAGTTTTCTTCTAGCAGTAGGACAAACTTTACAGTCTCTGTTTTGTATAATTGGATGTATTATGTCCTTGCAGTTACTTGGCATTGAGTGTGTAAGAATTGAAAATGTCCTGGCATAGAACAGAGCTGTACCAGAAGGCCTTTTGTTCTTTGTCCTACCCGTGTATTGTGGATGGCATTTTGGGGATTTTTATCTCCAGTGAAGAAGAATAGACCTTTTGCATACCAGAAGTGGGCAGTGGCCTCGATGTTTAGTATCTGACTCAGAGTTGACCGACCAGTTCATTTGGCCAATCTGTTCTGTGGTTTAAGAGTGTCGTTTCTATGACGATAACAGGTGTTGGCATGGTAGCTTTGGTCTTGGAGAATATCCGATCATTGACGGCAGATACCGAGCTGGTCTGATGCATCGCTCTTGTAAATCTCAACGAAGAGATGAAAAGCTGTAGTTAGAAGCTTATTGACATTTGCTCAGGCATGTTGAGTCAGTTGGACATTGAGCTCCATTCCCTTTTCCAATCAGCTGTACTTACAGACTGTGACGCTAAAGCAGTGGATGCAGGgcagtatttatttttagtgcCAATTAAACAAAGCAGTGTTTAGTGTCAACACAAAGTACACATAGTGACACCCATGCTTATGCATTGCATTGACGCTGCCCAAGTTGCGGGTACTAAACAATTGTAGTACCTAGGACTAaaagctgttttctttgtttgagatTCATCTCCTAAAGGACTTTGCACAGTGCTGCAGTGGTGTATAATAGtgcatttttttattgtatctcattatattttgaaaatctttGTGTAGATTTGACACTAGGGAGTAAAATGCAGTCCTACATGAGTATGGCGCTGTTGTTGAAAACTGGTGAAGAGACTTAAGTGAAAAAAGAGGGAAACTAACAGATTAGCACTGGAGTTTGAACATTGCATTAAGATCTGTGGGCAGCTGTAGATTGATCAACACACTTTCAGTTCAAGTTTAGCCCATACATAGTTTTCCATATTTTGGGTGGGGTTGTGATTgggtatctttttttttgttaaatgcagTTTCATTCATATAAATGTGGTCTGTTTGTTGCAGACACAAGCCGGTGGAGGGACATGGGTCACAGGTGTGCCATACAGCGGAGGCCAGTTGGAACCAGCCTGGAGAGCCTGTGGGATGTTCTGCCAGAAGTGCACACAAGTTCTGCCCACTGGGACTGGGATGTTGGCTCCACTTCGAGCACAATCACTAACTTGTTGCAGGACCTAAGCCTAACTGAGGCCTCGCACTCCACCGCTCCCCCCAGCAAACGACAGTGCCGGTCCCTGTCTTGCTCAGACGAGCTCAGTGGTTGTCGCTCTTCCTGGCGTCCTCAGGGCTCTCGCGTGTGGACAGCTGTGGAAAAGCGGAGGTGCCACAGTGGAGGAAGCGTCCAACGCAGCAGTATTGGAAACATGCAGAGTGGCTTCGCGGGCATGCAGCGCAGCTCCAGTTTCAGCCTGCCTGCCCGATCCAACACCCTTGAGCTGCCGTCTTTCACCCAGCGCCCTCCATGGTCTTCTGCGTTCACCAGCCTgactccctcctcctcttcctcagtgCCCCTGTCCTCCGACCCTTCATCGCAGCCCCTCTACCTCTCTCATGAACAAATTTGCCTCCCTGAGCCTCGTGGACCGTCACCTCCCAGCTCCCCCGACTCCACTCCAGAACTGGAACGCCGTGGAGGACAGGGGGGTCTTCCCCGTAGTCGCTCACAGCCATGCGTCCTCAATGAGAAGAAGACTGGTGTGAAGCGCAGGAGACCagatgacacacacaaacagaggccTTCACTGGATCTGGCAAAAATGACACAGGTTGGTATTTAACATATAGATCAGAtgataatataatatttttctttatttagacAGAAGAAACATTAAATACTGAAAACCTGCCAGTTTACGTCTTCCATTTAACAACACGTTGCACTCAAGATGCTGTCTGTTAATACACTGTATTAACTTTGAAACTGAGCCAGTCATAATTTATTAGGAGCTTTTTCCATTGGCGTTTTTATGTGGCATTTATTTATCGGTTAAACTCGCCACAACCCCATCACTTCAAGGAGGAGGATTACAGGAAATGGTCATATCAGCTGGAAGCTTTGCGAGGTCAATCAGTGTCAGTATCACAAGCATTTTTCTCCTTATGTGTCGGATAAACAAAACACTTATGGTTAAGGTCACTCCATTGTTTCCCTCAGGCGTTGTCATTAAAGGCGATTGTTAATTCATGCAAGCCTATTCAGGGTCACATTCGATTATCTGAGCTTGTACTTGTACTCACAGAGTTTGAAGAAAAGTAGCCCCGTTAAATGTGCAACTGAATAAAGATAATTTGATCAAAGCAGGAATTACTAGAGGAATGATTAGTTTTAGTTGGTCACGTCTGAAATTTGGATTCATCTGGACATCCTGGCAGGCGTTTGTCTGTTTGCCCCTCGagctcatacacacacacacacatacacacacacacacacagtgaagtttcACACGTTCACTGGCTGGATCATAAACTTGGAGCTGGACTTGGCCCCTGTGAGTAAGTCACCCAGAGTTCAGCAGTGTCTTAACAACAACGCTGCTGTGACACGACAAACAGACGCCGCACGCGTTCCAAGCAGGAACGAGGTCAGCGTGGCGAAAACAACCTTAGACGAGGCAGAGAAATTTCAGGGTGCTGAGAGGATTGCTTAGATTTGGATCttccctgctgctctttgtctcTGTTAAAAAGGCACAACTCTGACAAAAAAAAGCTTCCAGCAATGATCAGTAAATTTTGTTGCTTCACTTTCTTTTGAAATGAAGTGACTGGCGTAAGGCAAACCCTGGAGGAAATGACTTCCAAAAGACTAGCATGAGAGGGATGAAATATCATTTGACTTTTAGCCTAGTTACGCAGATGAACTTTCTTCAGTCTTTTCTAAATGATTAATTACAGCAGTAGAATATACAGTTTGGCACGTAGGTTTATCACTCAAGCTGCTTACAGGTGGATGTTGAGGTGGTGGACGGGTTGAAACAGCAGGCATCGACACAAGGAACTGCAACTGGAATTTCAGAGGGAAAAATGGGAAATTTTCAAGTTTCCAGCCTGAAGTAACTCCAACAATCCCATTATTCATAAACCCTTAATTGTCGTTATTGCTCTAATTGGTTCTGAGGAACAAGCTTTCACTTAAacctatttacattttataggTTAAGTGATTTCATTGAAAAAAGGTCTAAATATGTTATATTTAAAGTATGAAGTGTGTAGTTGCCTTGGATTCAACAGAAATGACGTTCACGTTTGATGATAGAGTAAGTCTGTGTGGCACTCAGCTCAAGGGCTTATATCGCTTCACACTCGTCGCCCTATCCGCATTCAAAGTCACCTTACTATTCAAAGATCGGTCTCAGTGCTGAGTGCGTCTCTAAAGTGTCCTCTCATCCACACACCTCACTGGTGTGATTTACTCTCTGCGTGGTTCACTGTGACTGCAAGTGGAGCAGCTGTGGCAGAGGTTATAGATCGTCTCACAGGGGGGTATATGTGTCGGGTAAAGAGATATTGATTTCTGTAAATTCAGCTCAGTGCGTAGATCGCTCCCACTACCAGGCCTCATGAGCTATTGATCAGCTTTTATTGACGGAGAGTCAAGGTCAGTATGGATGAGGAGACTTTCTGCTCTCCTCTTCGTTTCATTCAGTGGGTGGGTGGGAACGAGGGAGCGTGACAGTAACAGACAACGCAGGCAGTACTTACTCATTAGCCTGATTTTTATTGGTGCAATAAGTTATGTGAGGATACGCTGTCAAAGAAGATTTTGTGTGCAGAACAAGTCTGCTGCTCTAAATTAGAACTGTATTTGGTTAAGTTAACATCCGTGCCACTGTCTTTTTTCCATATCCCAGACTAATTGTGACCTTATCAGTTTAGTCTCATGGTCTCTCAGGCGAGAAGTCTGAGAGACCTAATGCTGAAGGCAGCAATGTGACACTGGCCTGCTGCTGACAAATGCACCCGCTTGACTAGAGCCAAGAAAAACAGCAGCGCCCCTTTTGATGTAGTAGAGACCTTACTCACTCATGCATAGATCTGACCACGATGCTCTCTATGTTTGCAACTCTTAGTGGGTGATAAATCCTGAAAAAGTGAGGTTATTTGTGAACTGACATTGAATCAGCTAGATTTGAAGtaaatgacaaaatgaaatCACACATGTTTATCTATGCTGAGAGTAAAGAGGTGTGATTTGTCGAGTCATAATTAGGGAACTATCATTACAAATTGTTATGAGTTAAAACCTACAAATATTTCCCTCTAAAGCTTTTATGTATCTCGTGTTACTATAAACTGTCCTTTCCTTTGTGGTCTTAAAACTTACAGTTGATTTATCTCTTATCTATTTATTAATCGCAACTCACTTGGCTGTGATCTGCATGTCTAACAGTCCCATGCTTGTTTCATGTTATATAAGCACACAAGTGACAGGAGGTTTCACAGAGCTCCTATTCTCCCGTGTCCCTCTCCCCTAACACCGTAACAGTCAGGCATGAGGCAGCTGTCCTGCCTTCTACACATTAGCTGTACAGATTGGAAAAGCCTCAGTTGTAAAGCTTCTCATTCCAGCGTGCACAGCTGTCATAGGACTTGCCCACAGCAGTGCTGGCACACATGCATTTGCCTACAAAAGGTTCTGGGTTTCCCAGATGTATGTGGGCATTGTGCAGAGTCAAAAGGCCAACATGAATGATGTCTGCCTCCTGGGTATCTGGCTACTTGCTGTTTTCCAATCTCTCCCATCGGCCTTCAGATCACAGTTAACAGTCTCACATGCTGTCTGTAATGGAAGCTAAATTTGTATCCTTCAAATcttgttatatttttatattatagaGTTTCTTGACCAGTGTCCAGCACTGACCTCACTCAGTCACCCACATGCTGTTTGAGTACAGTAGTGGGATTGTTTTCATAAGACGTCTGTGTGCCTTTAGCCATGTTTGTGTCCTCTTTAGGATATGGGTCATACTCCAGGAAGGGAAATGTTTTGTGGTTTAAGTGCAAGTCTGCTTCCTTGAGAGCATGAATTCAAGGCCTCTAAAAAATATTCACTGGCTCTCCACAGAAACTTCGGAATTTCCACAGTCTGAGCTGCCCGGGATTCATGGGCGAGGACGGCCGCGAGTCCAGCCAGGCTACCCCCACCCTCAGGAGCACCACTCAGCACGATACTGACGACTCAAACGAGCACAGCTTCAAGGACATTCAGCCTCAGACCAAAGAGGGCGAGATCACCAGCACCGTGTCGTCAGACACCGCTACAGAGGATGCAGACTGGAACTCCACGGATTGTGACGACATGACACCAGGAACGACCAATGGGAAAGACAGTGAGCCTTTCTGGGCGGGTCTGTGTAGCATGAGGAAGGATCAGCTTGGAGGCGAGCTAGATATTGAACAAATTGAGAGGAACTGAGCGGGACTGCCTTCCTCCTGGGGGAAGCTAATTTAGaggactgaaagaaaaacagcgctGATAGTCTTAAGGAAAAAGCAAGTGGAAAGCTAATACAATGAGCGTTCtagcacttgtctttattttttcccttGTGGAGAGCTTTGAACAGGAGCTTTGTGTGCTAAACGCCTATTTTTGTGGACTTTGTGTAGTCAGAAGCTACTCCCCCACTGTGTGGTATCTTAAACGTGTCTCAGGAGAACAAGAAAGTCAGGGAGGATGGATGTGGGTGAAAATAgaactgataaatataaaaatgattaatgTTGGCTCACAGACTGGGGTCTTTAACATTTCTCTGTAACCCTGATTACCCTAATTGTACTAGATATGGAGAGAATTCACAGCGGGTTTGTAAAAATTCTCTGCTCCAGGAAGAGTGTCTTTTCCTTTGACGTTCTTCAGTAGTACGTGGGTACATGATGGAGAAAAATGGAGACTACTTCATGAGTTACTGTTAGTAAAACCCCTTTCACTTTTACTGAGCAACAGGCTGCACGCACACACCATCTATAAAGTATACTGAAGAGCTTAACATTTCACACAGTAACATCGGGCTTATCTCTGGATCTCTGCTCCTGTATGTTTGAAGAAACGTGATGCTAATAGCGTtaatattctttctttttacgATTTGTAACTACAGAGTTATGTAAAACATGAGCATATTTCTATACGAATAAACACACTTTTTAAGGTGTCATTTCTAACTTCATTATttaagtgtttttcttcttctcataaCATATGGGATCTCTGGACTATGTTTAAAGCAGATTTTAAACTCAGCTAAATTATTTACCATTGGAGCAATTAAAGGATTCTGTGACTGCCAAATCCCTTTCTGGCCACTTGCACGTCTGCTATTTCACCATGGACTGCAAATTTAAACAgacagaggggggaaaaagataaataaatcaatGGGATTATACTTTTGTGCAGCCGGTCAACAAAGGTGATTAAAGCTGGATCAGCAGCTACATCCAAGCAGTTTTCATCAAAGTGTCCAAAAATTTTGTGCACGGAGATCTACTTTTACATCCTGAGGCATCTGAGGGGGAGCCATAAATTCAGCCTCGtaaccacttatccaattcagcgTTGCTTGAGTCTGACCCAGCTGTTGTAGTGTAAGAGGTGggctacaccctggacaggtggcCCGTctattgcagggctaacacagagaggcagTCATTCATGTTGACATTAACATTCGCAGATAATTTAGAATTGGCAAGTTAATATTCACGTTTTTGAGCTGTGGGAAGAATCCAGAGTAGAGAGAAGATGCAAACTATACACAACAAGGCCCAGCCTGCCAATGAACCACTAACCACTGCACTGCTCAAGGAGAGCAATTAGTGCAAACTGCCTAAACTGACCGATGCCTTGCTGGTGAAAATCTACCATGTGTAGGTGATGCACAGGACTTAAACAGCGTAATCTTAAAATACAAGTTGTCCTAAAAAAGGTGCAGTTTCTCATTGGCAAAATCACACAACTCTTAAGTCAAATGCTGGAACAAATCAGTTTAAAAAGACTAAAATCTTCACAGTAGAAGGCCATCGAGATACACTGAATAAAAGTACTTTCATGCTTAAACTTAACTTGAATgttggattttatttatttgaggaAAATATAATACTTTTTCCATAAACTAGCACATGCTTTTATATTAATACATCTGatattttaagataaaaaagGTAATACAATCAAATACATAATAATATTACATGATTGTGGGGTATAATTGTGCATAACTAGATCTACTTTTGATGATTTTAAGGATATTTTGCAGAGGAAAGTTGCACAGTACATTTTAATGCAGGGATTCTTTGCTATCTTATAAGTGTTACACACTAGCAATGTTACTTTTGGTCAAGTAAAGCAGCTGAAAGAGCTCTTTCATTAATAGCAGCAGTGCACAGGACAGCAAGGTCATTGTTGGCGACGTCTTTAATGCAACAATGCAGACTGACCCAATTAAGTTGCAGGAAAAGACAATCACAACCGTAGTAGTGGTACTACTGATgagcctgtgtttgtgtgctgagGCGAGGACTAAGTATGGAGGACGCCAGGCAGAGTTGGGAAGTCCGgtccctttttctttctctctcttttcctttgATGGCGGGTGGAGTAGTGGAGCTGAGCAACGGTTCACCCCAGAGACCTTCCTCCCTCCCTGCTTTGGGAAACAAAAGGGGCTTTTTCTCTGAGGAGCACAGTGACGTGGGAGGCGGCTGTGAATATGGGCCATGTGTcagggctgctgctgctccgtTTGTCTGTTTCCCCTCCCCATCTCTGGTGCCTGTGCAAATCTACAAAAATTTATGCTGTCGTTAAATTTTTTATTCACTGCTCCCTGACGGCCACACGCTCCTCCTGCAAGTTTGTTCACACTTGCAATGATGCTTGTCATTCTTTGAAAGCAATGATGTGCCACTGAGGGAAGAAAGTCACCTCATTAAAGACTAGCTGAGTAATCTGAAGATGGCTTGACATGCTATACTCAAGGCTCAAATATCAAACGAAGCATATCTGCGGG
This sequence is a window from Pelmatolapia mariae isolate MD_Pm_ZW linkage group LG8, Pm_UMD_F_2, whole genome shotgun sequence. Protein-coding genes within it:
- the fam53b gene encoding protein FAM53B, whose translation is MCVAMVIIYPKTLEKKGADDVTTKRTNFVPFQAQTMSQGTALFSCGLMDTSRWRDMGHRCAIQRRPVGTSLESLWDVLPEVHTSSAHWDWDVGSTSSTITNLLQDLSLTEASHSTAPPSKRQCRSLSCSDELSGCRSSWRPQGSRVWTAVEKRRCHSGGSVQRSSIGNMQSGFAGMQRSSSFSLPARSNTLELPSFTQRPPWSSAFTSLTPSSSSSVPLSSDPSSQPLYLSHEQICLPEPRGPSPPSSPDSTPELERRGGQGGLPRSRSQPCVLNEKKTGVKRRRPDDTHKQRPSLDLAKMTQKLRNFHSLSCPGFMGEDGRESSQATPTLRSTTQHDTDDSNEHSFKDIQPQTKEGEITSTVSSDTATEDADWNSTDCDDMTPGTTNGKDSEPFWAGLCSMRKDQLGGELDIEQIERN